From a region of the Kaistia sp. 32K genome:
- a CDS encoding M81 family metallopeptidase, with protein MRIAVIHVAQETNDFNPVLTTLADYQSFGIFEGAEIFEKLRGFGQIGGHIQAIEESGLEIESIPILRAWAVAGGRISAEAFQFFQDRIRAGLLAAGQIDGLALQLHGACSAEGVDDVEGAQIALCREILGPDVPIVLGLDHHANVTQKIIDNATAIVGHRTQPHDPYDTGLIGTKLLLRILTEGLKPVTAWRKIPLVSHQEQFLTSQGPMKIWFDAARAVEADARVLQASNYPMQPWLDVAEGGWSVIVVTDNDPELAEKLADDLADLCWSLRDDFQIREAVPVDEAVRLADAAPGLVVLSDTGDTVFGGAAGDSNLLLEALLRLKISKRALVPLISPQAAAKLVAAGEGARVTLPLGGDAATEFFTPLEVTGTVRKVGGGVVVLDDYNQQGDVDLGPSVIFDVGNVTLMITTLRGVAGNVPGVYRAMGIEPGDYGIVVLKTASNFQYFAPIAPKVVRADTRGPGQSDVFTLPWKRIPRPIYPIETFEHWREHSSQPGGQGGA; from the coding sequence TTGCGGATCGCAGTCATTCACGTCGCGCAGGAAACCAACGACTTCAATCCGGTGCTGACCACGCTGGCTGACTATCAATCCTTCGGCATTTTCGAAGGGGCGGAGATCTTCGAGAAGCTGCGCGGCTTCGGCCAGATCGGCGGCCACATCCAGGCGATCGAGGAGAGCGGGCTCGAGATCGAGTCGATCCCGATCCTCCGCGCCTGGGCGGTGGCGGGCGGCCGCATTTCGGCCGAGGCGTTTCAGTTCTTCCAGGACAGGATCCGCGCCGGCCTGCTCGCGGCGGGCCAAATCGACGGCCTGGCGCTGCAGTTGCACGGCGCCTGTTCGGCCGAGGGCGTCGACGATGTCGAGGGCGCGCAGATTGCGCTCTGCCGCGAGATCCTCGGTCCCGACGTGCCGATCGTGCTCGGCCTCGATCACCACGCCAACGTCACCCAGAAGATCATCGACAACGCGACCGCCATCGTCGGCCATCGCACCCAGCCGCATGATCCCTACGACACCGGCCTGATCGGCACCAAGCTGCTGCTGCGCATCCTGACCGAGGGCCTCAAGCCGGTGACGGCCTGGCGCAAGATCCCCCTGGTGTCGCATCAGGAGCAGTTCCTGACCTCGCAGGGGCCGATGAAAATCTGGTTCGACGCCGCGCGCGCTGTCGAGGCGGATGCCCGCGTGTTGCAGGCGTCGAACTATCCGATGCAGCCCTGGCTCGACGTCGCCGAGGGCGGCTGGTCGGTCATCGTCGTCACCGACAACGACCCCGAACTGGCGGAAAAGCTGGCCGATGATCTCGCCGATCTCTGCTGGTCGCTGCGCGATGATTTCCAGATCCGCGAGGCTGTTCCCGTCGACGAGGCGGTCCGGCTGGCCGACGCGGCGCCCGGGCTCGTCGTCCTGAGCGACACCGGCGACACCGTGTTCGGCGGCGCTGCCGGCGACAGCAACCTGCTGCTCGAAGCCTTGCTCCGCCTCAAAATCAGCAAGCGCGCGCTGGTGCCGCTGATCTCGCCGCAGGCAGCAGCAAAGCTGGTCGCGGCGGGCGAGGGCGCCAGGGTGACGCTGCCGCTCGGCGGCGACGCGGCGACGGAGTTCTTCACCCCGCTCGAGGTGACCGGCACGGTTCGCAAGGTCGGCGGCGGCGTCGTCGTGCTCGACGACTACAACCAGCAGGGCGACGTCGATCTCGGCCCGTCCGTGATCTTCGACGTCGGCAACGTCACGCTGATGATCACCACCCTGCGCGGCGTCGCCGGCAATGTTCCCGGCGTCTATCGCGCCATGGGCATCGAGCCTGGGGACTACGGTATCGTCGTGCTGAAGACGGCGTCCAACTTCCAGTATTTCGCGCCGATCGCGCCGAAGGTGGTCCGCGCCGATACGCGCGGGCCCGGCCAGTCCGACGTCTTCACGCTGCCCTGGAAGCGGATTCCACGCCCGATCTACCCGATCGAGACGTTCGAACACTGGCGCGAACACTCGTCGCAGCCGGGCGGGCAGGGCGGCGCCTGA
- a CDS encoding ABC transporter substrate-binding protein: MKTTLFRTLRRLGFLFLAATAPVAVGGAGWIAPAQAEEAALKGGTLRVAVLADLTNFDPQQFSTVNFHLIKNLYDSLIEYTPEGEAVPSLATAWTIAPDNQSVTVTLRDDVTFHSGAKLTSADVAATLAKAADPDRGKNVYATMSIVRDWVTPDDQTITINFKAPVPARQITDLLQFTIPIEAKGIDTVETVPAGTGAYMLESRTVGQGLSLKANPNYWRKGQPVAEKVDFTIFSEDSSASAALESGAIDLIYGGSSRSAVRLKDAGYQILRGPGPLVQVFRINSTRGPFQNAKFRQAFNHLMDREGMLRVGYAGLGEVVALPWAPASPAYDAAYTAEFAYDLDKAKELLAASGLTPAEMSNWKMLVWGSDEPSVVLSQIAQSALAEVGINIELDVRQGAEYTEAQLAGDYDTTFGAVGNVQKFPSRVATNSIYRVVKNPVLKDPHPHPDYVDAINRVNTTSGPEADVKAAYDNLNRVLVTDAFAVPINSYDTGLVVAAPNLGGLALDIDNLFVARTVGFQ, translated from the coding sequence ATGAAGACGACCTTATTTCGGACACTCCGGCGGCTGGGGTTCCTGTTTCTCGCCGCAACGGCGCCCGTCGCCGTCGGCGGCGCCGGCTGGATCGCTCCGGCGCAGGCCGAGGAGGCGGCGCTGAAGGGCGGTACGCTCCGCGTCGCCGTGCTCGCGGACCTGACCAATTTCGATCCGCAGCAGTTCTCGACGGTGAACTTCCACCTGATCAAGAACCTCTATGACAGCCTGATCGAATACACGCCCGAGGGCGAGGCGGTGCCGAGCCTGGCGACCGCCTGGACCATTGCGCCTGACAACCAGTCGGTGACCGTGACGCTGCGCGACGACGTCACCTTCCACAGCGGCGCCAAGCTGACCTCGGCCGATGTCGCGGCGACGCTCGCCAAGGCGGCCGATCCCGATCGCGGCAAGAACGTCTACGCCACCATGTCGATCGTTAGGGATTGGGTGACGCCGGACGACCAGACCATCACCATCAACTTCAAGGCGCCGGTGCCGGCGCGCCAGATCACCGACCTCCTGCAGTTCACGATCCCGATCGAGGCCAAGGGCATCGACACCGTCGAGACCGTGCCGGCCGGAACCGGCGCCTACATGCTGGAGAGCCGCACTGTCGGCCAGGGCCTGTCGCTCAAGGCCAATCCGAACTACTGGCGCAAGGGCCAGCCGGTCGCCGAGAAGGTCGACTTCACGATCTTCAGCGAGGACTCGTCCGCCAGCGCCGCGCTCGAATCCGGCGCCATCGACCTGATCTATGGCGGTTCCTCGCGCAGCGCCGTGCGCCTCAAGGACGCCGGCTACCAAATCCTGCGCGGGCCGGGCCCGCTCGTGCAGGTGTTTCGCATCAACTCGACCCGCGGCCCGTTCCAGAACGCCAAGTTCCGCCAGGCCTTCAACCATCTGATGGACCGCGAAGGCATGCTGCGGGTCGGCTACGCCGGCCTCGGCGAAGTCGTCGCCCTGCCATGGGCGCCCGCAAGCCCGGCCTATGACGCGGCCTACACGGCCGAGTTCGCCTATGACCTCGACAAGGCCAAGGAACTGCTCGCGGCTTCCGGGCTCACCCCGGCCGAGATGAGCAACTGGAAGATGCTGGTCTGGGGCAGCGACGAGCCGAGCGTCGTCTTGAGCCAGATCGCGCAGAGCGCGCTGGCCGAGGTCGGCATCAACATCGAGCTCGATGTGCGCCAGGGCGCCGAATATACCGAGGCGCAGCTCGCCGGCGATTACGACACCACCTTCGGCGCCGTCGGCAACGTGCAGAAGTTCCCCTCCCGCGTCGCCACCAACAGCATCTACCGCGTCGTCAAGAATCCGGTGCTGAAGGATCCGCATCCCCATCCCGACTATGTCGACGCCATCAACCGCGTGAACACGACCTCGGGTCCGGAAGCCGATGTGAAGGCGGCCTACGACAATCTGAACCGCGTCCTCGTGACCGATGCTTTCGCCGTGCCGATCAATTCCTACGACACCGGCCTTGTCGTCGCCGCGCCGAACCTCGGCGGTCTCGCGCTCGATATCGACAATCTGTTCGTCGCGCGCACGGTGGGCTTCCAGTGA